Below is a genomic region from Ziziphus jujuba cultivar Dongzao chromosome 7, ASM3175591v1.
GTTTCAGACAGAGAGTTAAACAGCATATTCTGCGTCGACGGTATCGACGTTGTCGATTCCGATTCTGAAAAGTTTAATAATGTCGTGTCCTGTCCAGTTGCTCATATTGCTGTTTATACAGTGAGGATTCTTTTTCAGGATCCGTTTTTACCCTTCGAGCTTGAAAGAATTCACCTCTGTTGGTTCTTAGATTTGGTTGCTTGCTTATTATATTCATGTAAGTTTTCTTCTTATACCCGCTTATTCAAACCACtctgtttaattaatttatttatttttcgggTTGCtgctcaatttttaattttttttccctttaaattcatTGAAGTTTGAGCGAAAATCTCCCTTCTAATTTATTGGTATTAACATCGATAAAATCGATAACTTCATAAAAAAGTTAGTGGCGAAATTCTAGTGGGGGTTTGAACTGGCTTTTCTTCGCCGGAGCAAACATTTCGCATAACATGGCTTTACGAGTAGGACCGGTTATTGTTATCAGAGAAAGTAGTTGTCAAGTTAAGCTTGTAGGGATTGTTTTGGTATATCCGTATTTCTTGGATAAATTCTGTCATACTTGTTGGATTCTACTCAAACCTGTGTGATTGATATTCTCATTCCTTCCTTACAATACTGGTTTTGATATAAAACTGTTATTTCTGTGCCTTATCATGTAGAGTCTCTCATAGCTATTATCTTATAATGAACCCCACCATCTGGGTTGTATCACTAAAAAGTTTGCTGCTTTTCAATTTCTTCTATGGAAGACTATCTCTTCGTTAGTGATTCCTTTTGGTTTAGTCTTCTGGGTGTTAACTTCTACATATCCAATTAGCTTCAATTCTTCTTAAGTTTGTTTGTTCTGTTTCTGATTGGCTTTAGTATCTATGCACAGATTACATGATGGAGAAAACCAGTGGTCGAATATGCCAATTATTTGGAAGTTTGGTTACTTCTATGAGGAAATGCATGTTCCATGTTCTATCAGTTGGTCCCATTCCTCAACACATTGCCTTCATTATGGATGGAAACCGAAGGTATGCCAAGAGGCAAGACTTAGCTGAAGGGAGTGGCCATAAAGCTGGGTATTTGGCTCTCATGTCCATGCTTGGATACTGTTATGAATTGGGAGTGAAGTATGTAACAGTCTATGCCTTCAGCATTGATAACTTCAAGAGGCAGCCTGAAGAGGTTCAACATGTGATGGATCTGATGCTGGAGAAAATTGAGGGTTTGCTAGAGAAAGAAAGTATTGTAAACCGGTACGGTATTAGAGTATATTTTATTGGCAACCTGAAACTTCTAAGTGAGCCTGTCCGGGTTGCTGCCGAAAAGGCTATGAAAGCTTCTGCCAACAACACTAAGGCCGTGCTTTTAGTATGTGTTGCTTATACATCATGTGATGAAATTGTGCATGCTGTTCAAGAATCCTGCAAAGCTAAAAGGAATGAGATTCAAGCACCGAGTTCAACTAACATTAGCAATGGTGTAACTGAAGGAATGGAAGAGGGTAAGAAGAAGACGAATGGTTTAGTGATGCATGATGTCGAAGATTCCTGCAAGGACAGATCATATGGATCTGAATCTGTAGATACCAATGGAATTTGCAATGAAGCAATTTCGGATGTCATTCAAGGATCCCATCAAGATAAATGGGATGGGGTTGAAATTACAACTTGCAAGCCTTTGGCTGGAGGAGTCGAATTGAATAACAATCAGAGGGAAGTTCCTACTATAAATCTGGTAGATATTGAGAAACACATGTACATGGCGGTGGCACCTGACCCGGACATCCTGATTCGAAGTTCAGGAGAGACCCGCCTAAGTAATTTTCTTCTTTGGCAGACTGCTAACTGCCCATTGTACTCTCCAAGTGCTCTGTGGCCAGAGTTGGGTTTACGGCATTTGGTGTGGGCAGTACTGAACTTCCAGCGAAGCTACAAGTATCTggagaagaaaaggaaacagATTTAAGAAAGTATTAACTCCGTTCTTCACGTTCAGTCATACATTGACATACAGAACTGATTACTGTTTTTAGTTCTTCTGGAAGCTTAATCAAGTGTTGCACGTATCTGTTCTTAACGGGAATGCAAATCTAAACATGTGTATGATATTAAATAGCCCTTACGAAGGGATGATTTACCTACTATGCGATTTAGTTAATACATATAGTTTATATGTCAAATTAGAATTCATCGCTAATGTAGTGGTTGTACTTTTGACATTGGTGATGCAACTTGGTAGTAATCTAAACTTGTTATTACGAAGTTACAATGGGTTTTCATGTACATATCTTGAACAAATTATGAGGTATGTTGGGTTTTAAGTGTCTTAAGGGTTTTTAAGTGTCAAGTATGTTAACAAATTGTAAATGGAGGAAAAACTTTTGGCCCCACCAGGCTCTTAAATGGCCGTACTAGGAATTTTCCTTGAGGATTTGAGCTAGTGCGCACTTGACTGTATATCAGTCTGTTGGCGCAGGTTTATTTGTTGGTCAGTTCAGAAAGTCAAGGAAATAGTAGACTGCCACAAAATTTCCGCTGTTGTATGCCACTAATTTTGCCGAGTAGTACAAGGCTGCTTTAGACTTTTGAAAATGAAGTTCCAACCAAATGCCCTTATTGAACGGTTACTGCATGGACTAAACAATGGAGAAGGAGACTGCTTTCCCCTGAAACAACCTACCCCCACTTTTGATGGTCTGGATCAAAACCTCATGGTTTGGACTTAGTTAATCAGACGGCTCGTATTGTTCCTTTCTCTGAGCTTGAAATATCACCCCACCAACAGCATATTAGTGCTCTCCCAATATAAAAGAATCCTTACACATGAACCTTAACACACATGTGTAGTTCATCTTCCCTTTCTCGCAATGGCTTCCTCCCTGCAGACTTATGTTCTTCCGGTTCTGTTATTTGTCATCCTCCTTGTCAAGTCAACGTCCACATCTGAAAATCATCACCATCACCACAAGCACAACGAAAATCAAATCAAGTCCATCCATTTTGCACTCTATCAACATGAAACCATAAACAAAACCGGATATATCATAGTGAACGGTGTAGCTGGACCAGGCGTAACTCAAACAACAACGCCTTTTGGCACCTTGTTTGCTTTCCAGGATCCTTTGACTGTCGCATCAAATCGGTCTTCCAAGGTAATTGGAATTGCAGAAGGAACTTCCATCACCTCTAGCTTTGATGGGCTCCGCAGTATTTCAGTTGCTAAGATCACTTTACGTTTGAAGAACCACATAGGTTCAATTTCCATAGCAGGAGGCACACACAATCTTAAAGCCTCTGATCATCCTGTTGTTGGAGGAACCGGTGACTTCACCTTCGTGCAAGGCTACATAACATCATCTCCGCTTGATCTCAAAGGCCTCACTGTTGTTTACAAGATTGAGTTTCACCTTTACTGGCCTCCTTATGCTAAGCAAGCTTCTTTGTCCTGAAGAGTTTGGCCGAAATTGAGAATTCTCTGTTACTATTAGTTATTATGTCAAGTCTACCAATCCAGATTTTGAGtcctattttcatttttatttgtctTAATAGCaacttctttattattattattacaataatGCAAGGCTTACTTTATGATCAttattactctctctctctctctctctctctctattggATTGGAATTAGTTCTTTGGCTACATGCAATATATCATGAATAAATAATAGGTCTTTTGGGTAAGAGTAGGCCtccatattcaaaatttaacaaGAAAGTTGCCAAGTctttgacaaataaaataaaaaaaaaaaaaaaatccatttatacAAAAAGAATGATAATGTTGGTAAGCAATGCTCGCTTATATTGGATTGTATAACTTTTCATACGTAACCGATCAAGAATTCAAGATCATGAGCGACTGCTACTGCaagaatttaaataataaacagaAAGTAGAGAAGACTATATTGGAAAATTGAATTAACCAGAGCTTTCTGAACCCAAAATCAACGCCTAGGCTTGTGTAGTCGAGGTCTGTTGCAGAAAATCCGCCCGTTGGCCCTCACAAATGCAGCTAAGCCCACACTAAGACTTGCCCACATAATCGAAAGGAATAAGTGCTTAAGATCATACCGGActgcattaaaaaaagaaaaaaaagaaaaaaaagaagaaaaaaaaagagagaataataattaattgatttatagaatttacaATCCATTTGTTCCAAAATAGCCATGCaagcaaaacaaataaaatttaactcaCCCTGCCTCAGTGACAAGGTGGCAAAAAAGAACCCAGCCAGGACAAATGATAAAGCCAGTGGAAATGACTGCAATAAATTgacaaaaaagaacaaattataAAGCCAGTGAAAATGGCTTCAATAAAGAATTACTTACGTTTGATACAAAAATCACGAATGCCCAATCCAAATCTAGGTCAGTAGGCTTTATTAGAAGCTTTATAAACCATGATATCAAAAATAGCTCTATTTGCTCATGAATAACAACATCCAGTTAGCTTATACTCACTGCTACAGCCTCAAGGCCTCCTTTTTGAGATGATGGATTCATTTCTCTGCTGACTGAAACAATGTAATGCCCTTGCAGGAGATCAATTGCATCCTTTACATACGATCCAAAAACAATCAAAAGACGGTGTCAGTACTACAAAAGATGAAAAGTCTTAACAAAAAAGGTAATCACTTACCTGTGGTTGGATTAGAAAGATATTGAACATATAATATAACACATTcataaaggataaaaaaaaaacggtAGTAACGCAATCTACAAAAAGTGGACATGAAATAACAACAAATGGAAAAGCATGCAAACCTGTTTTCTTCCATCGGAGAAGTTATTCAAATAATAGCGTAAAAGGGCATTCTTTCCATCATTAATAATCCCTTGGACTGTCCGCTGGCCACATCTGCAGTCAAACCAATTGAAACATGATGACTCCCAGTTCTATCCAAATCTTTCAAAAGAAATAACTAGAAATAGATACACTAGTCATCAGTCAGAGATTCACAATACATTCTTCAGTGGAACAATGCATGCACATGCATAAATGTAAAACTTCAATAATATCCATGTAACATTACCTCACAAAGTCTCCTTTTAAAGCAGGAGTCCCAGAATATTGAATGCTTATGTCATCGCCATGATTAGCCCAcactgaaaaaaaagaaataaccaaGACTTATCACTTGCTGGGAAAATAGAGCTTATATTCACTGGTAAGGTGGTAGCATGGAAGAACAATAAGAGTAATTGATGTGCTCACAGATTTTAAAACAGTCATCAAAGTTTGGGTGTGAGTTAATAGTTTCTTCAGCACCAAAAATACCAAGCCTTCTAAGTTGGGTTTCCAACATTTTTCGACCTATCATGCTCTGcaaccaatttaaaatttacaaaggagaatatatattttttaaaaaaataaaaagaagggaaaaaaccACAAATAGTAAAGCTTGCTAGAAAGAAGAGTATCTTTTGATTGATGTTTACCTACCTGTGTAACATTTGTACGGTCTAAGCAATCAATACAATTGGTTCTTACAACTCCAAGCTGTTCCTTCATTTTCTCATCTTTCTCATTCAACAAGAAGTACCTGCCAATTTCAGtttaagaaaattaacaaaagaaaactcAATATAAATGGCTAAAAATACAAATTGATTGAGTTCCATCTGTGAGATAATTTAAGGTTTGATCAAGATTTATCAGGTACGAGACTGAAGACTGTTTCCAGTGGTTGCGGTTCAACACGTATGAAAGAAACTAAGCAAACTAATGTACATTGAACTGCACTAAAAATATAGTCTTCTTAAGGAAAATACACTGTTTGAAAGAACAAAGCAAATTAACAAGCCCACAATGCATATACAGTTGGATATCAATGACCATATGAAGGAAATCAATACCCATTTCTGTCGAGGAAATCTTCAATTTGTTCATAAAGGATAGACAGGCGCTCAAAATGAACATGTCCACAGATGTGATGGAAATCGAAGTGCAGATATCTACAAAATGCAGCGTGTCTCACTATGAAACAGGATCAAGTTATCTAAATACGAATTATCAATTtctaccaaagaaaaaaaaaaaaaatacaaattatcaaaaagatagtatGGAAAGAAATTCTACCTTACATCATCGCTAGTAACATTCTGCATGGAATTTGCGAATTTATCACATAAGCGTCCCTCACCTCCATGCTGATAAGATATGTAAGTGACATGAAAACAAATCCCAATTGGTGAAATGCTCACATACATGTGGCATAAgattaaattatcaaaaaataaacacacCCTTGAACACACAGaattttacatagatacatatGCATCCATGCACACGTCCACAAGAATACATCTATTTGCTTTTGACAGTATGTAATAAGGCAAATATAGTATTCAGCAGTACATGGTGTATGGTATAAAAGTTTCCACAAGGTATTCCACAAAATACAGGCcatggaaaagaaaatatgaaccTTGTTTACAAGATCAACAGCTAACACACtcccatatttttttcttaaatccagAAAATGCCGCTCTGCTACTCGGGCCTGCATAAAATTCAATACAGCATCAGTAAACAGTATGGACAGAAAGTAGCAGACAGAAAAAAGGGgcatgcaaaaatatatatataatgaacaagTAACCACAAACTTACGGCTTCCTCTACTCGCACAAGCTCAAACTTAGGCTTATATGTCAAATCAACAATTTGCTCCCAAAGCAATGGAATCGAGCCCCGGACCTACAGAAGGCAATTACCAAAACATATAAGACACCTGATCCAATTGTTTAGTAGATTGATTGCCATACAAAACAACAGCAAATACATACAACACAATTTCACCAGTGGCTACTTAAAGCATCAACTAAGTTTTTGGCTTTAAAGACCCTATCACATAAGGAAGGGAAACAAAGTGGAAAGCAAGTCCATAGCATGATtgcttttgtattttaattaaaattgaaactttACCTGCACAAATGATGCTGTAAACCCATTCAACTGCATAATTTGCTCAGTTTCCACAAAGTTTGCAACATACCCATCTGAATCAGCCCCTCTTCTCCACATCCGAGTGCCTTCGAGAAAATGAAATTTAGTGTTTGCAAGATTAGCACTGCAAAGATAAATCTACTTCTAGATGGATTTTGACACCACCAACAGCATAACATTTTTATGTAACGATTTTTATTGTGGGTGTGTAAATGATCGATTCATATTGCAATTGGTATTCTCCATTCTCATAACAACTTACCTACTATTGCTAGATTTTGATTGATGTAGAAATGGTGCCATGATCAATGTTATTGTAGTATTTGCACTCTCATAATCTAGTAAATTTTACTTATCAGCAGTCCGTGGTCATGTATGATTAGCATTATCAAACTAACATAAAAAATACGGACTTTTAGAAACAATATAAAACTAACATGCCAGAACTACACATAAACTAATTGACAAAAGGTATAAAATTAGCTTTAAATACCGTTTCTCCTTGTGCATCTCCTAGCTATAAGAGTAACATCAATAATATCTTTTCCAATAGCtgcttgaaagttatgaaaaCCTGAGGATTTAATTAAGGAGAAACTTCCAGAGAAAagattgataaattatataccAAAAGATATTTAAGTTGAACGAAATACAGCTAAGAGCCTAAGCAGTAATAGCATAAGGATACTCCCCTGGACAACAGGAAGCAAGTACGGATCAAGCTGCACAAATGGAAGCATATAAACATTCAGCAGTTAGAGAATTTACGGATATTTAAGTTGTAAAGACAATTCAGCAGATACATTAACAATGGCAGCAACCCAACCTTGTTATCTATGAGCACTTCCAACAAATAATTGTTCCAGAGAAATCTAGGTTCTGCCTGTggcaaaatattgaaataagaGGTGAAACCTTCTAATTATCGGAAGTACAATTTAGAAGGAAACATCAGTGGTTGCTGAACAGAATAAACGTAGAgctttaaaccattatttgtaTTATTGTTGTCAACCAACATTAGAAAAGCAACCTTCATCTCCAAACCCAGCAATCTTTCATGGAAAATTGACATCAAGAGGAAACAAAATGAACAAAAGATAAGAAATCATTACAAAATCAAAGCTACCTGTCTCCAAAGAGGGAGTAACTTAGATTCATCACCTAAATCATGCATTCGCTGTACACTGCATcacagaaaaaaacaaagttacTAGAAAGATTTCACCTTAAATATCAAGAAACTGTGAAAAGGCTCATCGAAGCTTAAAGAAGCTGCAATTGGTTGCATGATATATTAAAGTAACTTAGTACTTTTTCCTTGACAATGAACCAGATGATTTATTTCGTAAGGCCACATCACCTATTCTATAAAAACCATTTTTAATAACTCATATTGAGTCCTCAAAAGAGATTTAAATCCCATTTCACAACTTGTATCTAAATAGTTCTGCAAGCATTAGTGAAAGCAATATCTGTGTAGACAATTACTTTATATTAAAGCATGAAAGTTGTATATGTAACATTATCGCTGCATGTTTTCCCTTAATGATCTGGCAGGGTATTTAAATAGTGTCACTGAAAACTCTCTTCCCACCCTTCCTTCTCTCCCTTTTATGGGGACCCTATTTCTTTATAGAAATCAATCACACCACTAATGGGGAAATAAATTCACCTTAGGGTTAAATTCGTGTCATATGAGAAGTACAGAC
It encodes:
- the LOC107424343 gene encoding dehydrodolichyl diphosphate synthase 6 translates to MMEKTSGRICQLFGSLVTSMRKCMFHVLSVGPIPQHIAFIMDGNRRYAKRQDLAEGSGHKAGYLALMSMLGYCYELGVKYVTVYAFSIDNFKRQPEEVQHVMDLMLEKIEGLLEKESIVNRYGIRVYFIGNLKLLSEPVRVAAEKAMKASANNTKAVLLVCVAYTSCDEIVHAVQESCKAKRNEIQAPSSTNISNGVTEGMEEGKKKTNGLVMHDVEDSCKDRSYGSESVDTNGICNEAISDVIQGSHQDKWDGVEITTCKPLAGGVELNNNQREVPTINLVDIEKHMYMAVAPDPDILIRSSGETRLSNFLLWQTANCPLYSPSALWPELGLRHLVWAVLNFQRSYKYLEKKRKQI
- the LOC107424344 gene encoding dirigent protein 19 — encoded protein: MASSLQTYVLPVLLFVILLVKSTSTSENHHHHHKHNENQIKSIHFALYQHETINKTGYIIVNGVAGPGVTQTTTPFGTLFAFQDPLTVASNRSSKVIGIAEGTSITSSFDGLRSISVAKITLRLKNHIGSISIAGGTHNLKASDHPVVGGTGDFTFVQGYITSSPLDLKGLTVVYKIEFHLYWPPYAKQASLS
- the LOC107424340 gene encoding phosphoinositide phosphatase SAC6 → MMERADSAQKLYTRMRLWEFPDQYVIEPTDGSSGASLAVSRIDGSLSLIEELPHCNSVRVPKIRTIFGVVGMLKLVAGSYLIVITERECVGSYLGHPIYKIVSLKTFPCDHSLKNTTAEQKKMETEFSALLNVAERTCGLYFSYDTNLTLSVQRMHDLGDESKLLPLWRQAEPRFLWNNYLLEVLIDNKLDPYLLPVVQGSFHNFQAAIGKDIIDVTLIARRCTRRNGTRMWRRGADSDGYVANFVETEQIMQLNGFTASFVQVRGSIPLLWEQIVDLTYKPKFELVRVEEAARVAERHFLDLRKKYGSVLAVDLVNKHGGEGRLCDKFANSMQNVTSDDVRYLHFDFHHICGHVHFERLSILYEQIEDFLDRNGYFLLNEKDEKMKEQLGVVRTNCIDCLDRTNVTQSMIGRKMLETQLRRLGIFGAEETINSHPNFDDCFKILWANHGDDISIQYSGTPALKGDFVRCGQRTVQGIINDGKNALLRYYLNNFSDGRKQDAIDLLQGHYIVSVSREMNPSSQKGGLEAVASFPLALSFVLAGFFFATLSLRQVRYDLKHLFLSIMWASLSVGLAAFVRANGRIFCNRPRLHKPRR